Proteins found in one Lagopus muta isolate bLagMut1 chromosome 18, bLagMut1 primary, whole genome shotgun sequence genomic segment:
- the MBTD1 gene encoding MBT domain-containing protein 1 isoform X5: MENTKEPTDHLSQTERKRRDSFGMFDGYDSCSEDTSSSSSSDESEEEVSPLPSSLPIIKNNGQVYTYPDGKSGMATCEMCGMVGVRDAFYSKTKRFCSVSCSRSYSSNSKKASILARLQVAGKPPTKKAKVLQKQPLVAKLAAYAQYQATLQNQAKTKAAVPVEGFSWGSYINSNSFTAAPVTCFKHAPMGTCWGDISEGVRVEVPNTDCSLPTKVFWIAGIVKLAGYNALLRYEGFENDSNLDFWCNVCGSDIHPVGWCATSGKPLVPPRTIQHKYTNWKAFLVKRLTGAKTLPPDFSQKVSESMQYPFKTCMRVEVVDKTHLCRTRVAVVENVIGGRLRLVYEESEDKTDDFWCHMYSPLIHHIGWSRSIGHRFKRSDITKKQEGHFDAPSHLFMKVKEVDTAGEWFKEGMKLEAIDPLNLSAICVATIRKVLADGYLMIGIDGSEAADGSDWFCYHATSPSIFPVGFCEINMIELTPPRGYTKLPFKWFDYLRETDSIAAPVKLFNKEVPNHGFHVGMKLEAVDLMEPRLVCVATVTRIIHRLLRIHFDGWEDEYDQWVDCESPDLYPVGWCQLTGYQLQPPAPQLTSLQLKEEMLDGEEYSFLQGASDQESNGSASFYIKQEP; the protein is encoded by the exons ATGGAAAACACAAAGGAGCCG acaGATCATCTTtcacaaacagaaaggaagagacGTGATTCATTCGGGATGTTTGACGGCTATGACAGTTGTAGTGAGgacaccagcagcagctccagttcAGATGAGAGTGAAGAAGAGGTTTCTCCTTTGCCATCCAGTCTCCCAATCATAAAGAACAATGGACAGGTCTATACTTATCCAGATGGTAAATCTGGCATGG CTACGTGCGAGATGTGTGGAATGGTTGGTGTCCGTGATGCCTTTTACTCTAAAACAAAACGTTTCTGCAGTGTATCATGCTCTAGAAGCTATTCATCCAACTCCAAGAAGGCCAGCATTCTGGCCAGACTTCAGGTAGCG ggCAAACCTCCAACAAAGAAGGCTAAAGTTCTACAAAAACAGCCACTGGTGGCTAAATTAGCAGCCTATGCTCAGTACCAAGCAACTTTACAAAACCAGGCAAAGACTAAAGCAG CTGTCCCTGTGGAAGGCTTCAGCTGGGGTAGCTACATCAATAGCAATAGCTTTACAGCAGCTCCTGTCACTTGTTTTAAACAC GCACCTATGGGGACGTGCTGGGGTGACATCTCAGAAGGAGTGCGAGTGGAGGTTCCGAACACGGACTGCAGCCTGCCTACCAAAGTCTTCTGGATAGCTGGAATTGTGAAATTAGCAG GCTACAACGCTCTGCTAAGATACGAAGGCTTTGAAAATGATTCAAACCTTGACTTCTGGTGCAACGTTTGTGGGTCTGATATCCACCCAGTTGGTTGGTGTGCAACCAGTGGGAAGCCTTTAGTCCCTCCTCGAA CCATCCAACACAAATACACAAACTGGAAAGCTTTTCTAGTGAAACGACTTACTGGTGCCAAAACACTTCCTCCGGACTTTTCTCAGAAG GTGTCTGAGAGCATGCAGTATCCATTCAAAACTTGCATGAGAGTGGAGGTCGTTGACAAAACACACCTGTGTCGAACGAGGGTGGCTGTTGTAGAGAATGTCATTGGGGGAAGGTTGAGGTTGGTGTATGAAGAGAGCGAAGACAAAACGGATGATTTCTGGTGCCATATGTACAGTCCACTCATCCATCACATTGGTTGGTCTCGAAGCATAGGACACAGGTTCAAGAGATCTG ATATTACAAAGAAACAGGAAGGACACTTTGATGCGCCCTCACATTTATTTATGAAG gTGAAAGAGGTTGACACAGCTGGAGAGTGGTTTAAAGAAGGAATGAAACTGGAAGCTATAGACCCCTTAAACCTTTCAGCAATATGTGTGGCAACTATTAGGAAG gTTTTAGCAGATGGCTATCTTATGATTGGGATTGATGgctcagaagcagcagatggGTCTGATTGGTTTTGTTACCATGCCACTTCCCCTTCTATTTTCCCTGTTGGTTTCTGTGAAATTAACATGATTGAACTAACTCCACCCAGAG GTTATACAAAACTCCCGTTCAAATGGTTTGACTACCTCAGGGAAACTGACTCAATAGCAGCACCTGTAAAGCTCTTCAATAAG GAAGTTCCAAACCATGGGTTTCATGTTGGAATGAAACTGGAGGCCGTTGATCTGATGGAACCTCGCTTGGTCTGCGTGGCCACAGTAACTCGCATTATCCATCGTCTGTTGAGGATACACTTTGATGGCTGGGAAGATGAGTATGACCAGTGGGTGGACTGCGAGTCCCCAGACCTCTACCCCGTGGGATGGTGTCAGCTAACTGGCTAtcagctgcagcctccagcaccaCAGT
- the MBTD1 gene encoding MBT domain-containing protein 1 isoform X3, translated as MENTKEPTDHLSQTERKRRDSFGMFDGYDSCSEDTSSSSSSDESEEEVSPLPSSLPIIKNNGQVYTYPDGKSGMATCEMCGMVGVRDAFYSKTKRFCSVSCSRSYSSNSKKASILARLQGKPPTKKAKVLQKQPLVAKLAAYAQYQATLQNQAKTKAAVPVEGFSWGSYINSNSFTAAPVTCFKHAPMGTCWGDISEGVRVEVPNTDCSLPTKVFWIAGIVKLAGYNALLRYEGFENDSNLDFWCNVCGSDIHPVGWCATSGKPLVPPRTIQHKYTNWKAFLVKRLTGAKTLPPDFSQKVSESMQYPFKTCMRVEVVDKTHLCRTRVAVVENVIGGRLRLVYEESEDKTDDFWCHMYSPLIHHIGWSRSIGHRFKRSDITKKQEGHFDAPSHLFMKVKEVDTAGEWFKEGMKLEAIDPLNLSAICVATIRKVLADGYLMIGIDGSEAADGSDWFCYHATSPSIFPVGFCEINMIELTPPRGYTKLPFKWFDYLRETDSIAAPVKLFNKEVPNHGFHVGMKLEAVDLMEPRLVCVATVTRIIHRLLRIHFDGWEDEYDQWVDCESPDLYPVGWCQLTGYQLQPPAPQSSRDNQSSSSKQKKKSKSQQYKGHKKMTSLQLKEEMLDGEEYSFLQGASDQESNGSASFYIKQEP; from the exons ATGGAAAACACAAAGGAGCCG acaGATCATCTTtcacaaacagaaaggaagagacGTGATTCATTCGGGATGTTTGACGGCTATGACAGTTGTAGTGAGgacaccagcagcagctccagttcAGATGAGAGTGAAGAAGAGGTTTCTCCTTTGCCATCCAGTCTCCCAATCATAAAGAACAATGGACAGGTCTATACTTATCCAGATGGTAAATCTGGCATGG CTACGTGCGAGATGTGTGGAATGGTTGGTGTCCGTGATGCCTTTTACTCTAAAACAAAACGTTTCTGCAGTGTATCATGCTCTAGAAGCTATTCATCCAACTCCAAGAAGGCCAGCATTCTGGCCAGACTTCAG ggCAAACCTCCAACAAAGAAGGCTAAAGTTCTACAAAAACAGCCACTGGTGGCTAAATTAGCAGCCTATGCTCAGTACCAAGCAACTTTACAAAACCAGGCAAAGACTAAAGCAG CTGTCCCTGTGGAAGGCTTCAGCTGGGGTAGCTACATCAATAGCAATAGCTTTACAGCAGCTCCTGTCACTTGTTTTAAACAC GCACCTATGGGGACGTGCTGGGGTGACATCTCAGAAGGAGTGCGAGTGGAGGTTCCGAACACGGACTGCAGCCTGCCTACCAAAGTCTTCTGGATAGCTGGAATTGTGAAATTAGCAG GCTACAACGCTCTGCTAAGATACGAAGGCTTTGAAAATGATTCAAACCTTGACTTCTGGTGCAACGTTTGTGGGTCTGATATCCACCCAGTTGGTTGGTGTGCAACCAGTGGGAAGCCTTTAGTCCCTCCTCGAA CCATCCAACACAAATACACAAACTGGAAAGCTTTTCTAGTGAAACGACTTACTGGTGCCAAAACACTTCCTCCGGACTTTTCTCAGAAG GTGTCTGAGAGCATGCAGTATCCATTCAAAACTTGCATGAGAGTGGAGGTCGTTGACAAAACACACCTGTGTCGAACGAGGGTGGCTGTTGTAGAGAATGTCATTGGGGGAAGGTTGAGGTTGGTGTATGAAGAGAGCGAAGACAAAACGGATGATTTCTGGTGCCATATGTACAGTCCACTCATCCATCACATTGGTTGGTCTCGAAGCATAGGACACAGGTTCAAGAGATCTG ATATTACAAAGAAACAGGAAGGACACTTTGATGCGCCCTCACATTTATTTATGAAG gTGAAAGAGGTTGACACAGCTGGAGAGTGGTTTAAAGAAGGAATGAAACTGGAAGCTATAGACCCCTTAAACCTTTCAGCAATATGTGTGGCAACTATTAGGAAG gTTTTAGCAGATGGCTATCTTATGATTGGGATTGATGgctcagaagcagcagatggGTCTGATTGGTTTTGTTACCATGCCACTTCCCCTTCTATTTTCCCTGTTGGTTTCTGTGAAATTAACATGATTGAACTAACTCCACCCAGAG GTTATACAAAACTCCCGTTCAAATGGTTTGACTACCTCAGGGAAACTGACTCAATAGCAGCACCTGTAAAGCTCTTCAATAAG GAAGTTCCAAACCATGGGTTTCATGTTGGAATGAAACTGGAGGCCGTTGATCTGATGGAACCTCGCTTGGTCTGCGTGGCCACAGTAACTCGCATTATCCATCGTCTGTTGAGGATACACTTTGATGGCTGGGAAGATGAGTATGACCAGTGGGTGGACTGCGAGTCCCCAGACCTCTACCCCGTGGGATGGTGTCAGCTAACTGGCTAtcagctgcagcctccagcaccaCAGT CATCAAGAGATAACCAGTCAAGttcatcaaaacagaagaaaaagtcaaAATCACAACAGTACAAAGGACATAAGAAAA
- the MBTD1 gene encoding MBT domain-containing protein 1 isoform X1, which yields MENTKEPTDHLSQTERKRRDSFGMFDGYDSCSEDTSSSSSSDESEEEVSPLPSSLPIIKNNGQVYTYPDGKSGMATCEMCGMVGVRDAFYSKTKRFCSVSCSRSYSSNSKKASILARLQVAGKPPTKKAKVLQKQPLVAKLAAYAQYQATLQNQAKTKAAVPVEGFSWGSYINSNSFTAAPVTCFKHAPMGTCWGDISEGVRVEVPNTDCSLPTKVFWIAGIVKLAGYNALLRYEGFENDSNLDFWCNVCGSDIHPVGWCATSGKPLVPPRTIQHKYTNWKAFLVKRLTGAKTLPPDFSQKVSESMQYPFKTCMRVEVVDKTHLCRTRVAVVENVIGGRLRLVYEESEDKTDDFWCHMYSPLIHHIGWSRSIGHRFKRSDITKKQEGHFDAPSHLFMKVKEVDTAGEWFKEGMKLEAIDPLNLSAICVATIRKVLADGYLMIGIDGSEAADGSDWFCYHATSPSIFPVGFCEINMIELTPPRGYTKLPFKWFDYLRETDSIAAPVKLFNKEVPNHGFHVGMKLEAVDLMEPRLVCVATVTRIIHRLLRIHFDGWEDEYDQWVDCESPDLYPVGWCQLTGYQLQPPAPQSSRDNQSSSSKQKKKSKSQQYKGHKKMTSLQLKEEMLDGEEYSFLQGASDQESNGSASFYIKQEP from the exons ATGGAAAACACAAAGGAGCCG acaGATCATCTTtcacaaacagaaaggaagagacGTGATTCATTCGGGATGTTTGACGGCTATGACAGTTGTAGTGAGgacaccagcagcagctccagttcAGATGAGAGTGAAGAAGAGGTTTCTCCTTTGCCATCCAGTCTCCCAATCATAAAGAACAATGGACAGGTCTATACTTATCCAGATGGTAAATCTGGCATGG CTACGTGCGAGATGTGTGGAATGGTTGGTGTCCGTGATGCCTTTTACTCTAAAACAAAACGTTTCTGCAGTGTATCATGCTCTAGAAGCTATTCATCCAACTCCAAGAAGGCCAGCATTCTGGCCAGACTTCAGGTAGCG ggCAAACCTCCAACAAAGAAGGCTAAAGTTCTACAAAAACAGCCACTGGTGGCTAAATTAGCAGCCTATGCTCAGTACCAAGCAACTTTACAAAACCAGGCAAAGACTAAAGCAG CTGTCCCTGTGGAAGGCTTCAGCTGGGGTAGCTACATCAATAGCAATAGCTTTACAGCAGCTCCTGTCACTTGTTTTAAACAC GCACCTATGGGGACGTGCTGGGGTGACATCTCAGAAGGAGTGCGAGTGGAGGTTCCGAACACGGACTGCAGCCTGCCTACCAAAGTCTTCTGGATAGCTGGAATTGTGAAATTAGCAG GCTACAACGCTCTGCTAAGATACGAAGGCTTTGAAAATGATTCAAACCTTGACTTCTGGTGCAACGTTTGTGGGTCTGATATCCACCCAGTTGGTTGGTGTGCAACCAGTGGGAAGCCTTTAGTCCCTCCTCGAA CCATCCAACACAAATACACAAACTGGAAAGCTTTTCTAGTGAAACGACTTACTGGTGCCAAAACACTTCCTCCGGACTTTTCTCAGAAG GTGTCTGAGAGCATGCAGTATCCATTCAAAACTTGCATGAGAGTGGAGGTCGTTGACAAAACACACCTGTGTCGAACGAGGGTGGCTGTTGTAGAGAATGTCATTGGGGGAAGGTTGAGGTTGGTGTATGAAGAGAGCGAAGACAAAACGGATGATTTCTGGTGCCATATGTACAGTCCACTCATCCATCACATTGGTTGGTCTCGAAGCATAGGACACAGGTTCAAGAGATCTG ATATTACAAAGAAACAGGAAGGACACTTTGATGCGCCCTCACATTTATTTATGAAG gTGAAAGAGGTTGACACAGCTGGAGAGTGGTTTAAAGAAGGAATGAAACTGGAAGCTATAGACCCCTTAAACCTTTCAGCAATATGTGTGGCAACTATTAGGAAG gTTTTAGCAGATGGCTATCTTATGATTGGGATTGATGgctcagaagcagcagatggGTCTGATTGGTTTTGTTACCATGCCACTTCCCCTTCTATTTTCCCTGTTGGTTTCTGTGAAATTAACATGATTGAACTAACTCCACCCAGAG GTTATACAAAACTCCCGTTCAAATGGTTTGACTACCTCAGGGAAACTGACTCAATAGCAGCACCTGTAAAGCTCTTCAATAAG GAAGTTCCAAACCATGGGTTTCATGTTGGAATGAAACTGGAGGCCGTTGATCTGATGGAACCTCGCTTGGTCTGCGTGGCCACAGTAACTCGCATTATCCATCGTCTGTTGAGGATACACTTTGATGGCTGGGAAGATGAGTATGACCAGTGGGTGGACTGCGAGTCCCCAGACCTCTACCCCGTGGGATGGTGTCAGCTAACTGGCTAtcagctgcagcctccagcaccaCAGT CATCAAGAGATAACCAGTCAAGttcatcaaaacagaagaaaaagtcaaAATCACAACAGTACAAAGGACATAAGAAAA
- the MBTD1 gene encoding MBT domain-containing protein 1 isoform X4, which produces MFDGYDSCSEDTSSSSSSDESEEEVSPLPSSLPIIKNNGQVYTYPDGKSGMATCEMCGMVGVRDAFYSKTKRFCSVSCSRSYSSNSKKASILARLQVAGKPPTKKAKVLQKQPLVAKLAAYAQYQATLQNQAKTKAAVPVEGFSWGSYINSNSFTAAPVTCFKHAPMGTCWGDISEGVRVEVPNTDCSLPTKVFWIAGIVKLAGYNALLRYEGFENDSNLDFWCNVCGSDIHPVGWCATSGKPLVPPRTIQHKYTNWKAFLVKRLTGAKTLPPDFSQKVSESMQYPFKTCMRVEVVDKTHLCRTRVAVVENVIGGRLRLVYEESEDKTDDFWCHMYSPLIHHIGWSRSIGHRFKRSDITKKQEGHFDAPSHLFMKVKEVDTAGEWFKEGMKLEAIDPLNLSAICVATIRKVLADGYLMIGIDGSEAADGSDWFCYHATSPSIFPVGFCEINMIELTPPRGYTKLPFKWFDYLRETDSIAAPVKLFNKEVPNHGFHVGMKLEAVDLMEPRLVCVATVTRIIHRLLRIHFDGWEDEYDQWVDCESPDLYPVGWCQLTGYQLQPPAPQSSRDNQSSSSKQKKKSKSQQYKGHKKMTSLQLKEEMLDGEEYSFLQGASDQESNGSASFYIKQEP; this is translated from the exons ATGTTTGACGGCTATGACAGTTGTAGTGAGgacaccagcagcagctccagttcAGATGAGAGTGAAGAAGAGGTTTCTCCTTTGCCATCCAGTCTCCCAATCATAAAGAACAATGGACAGGTCTATACTTATCCAGATGGTAAATCTGGCATGG CTACGTGCGAGATGTGTGGAATGGTTGGTGTCCGTGATGCCTTTTACTCTAAAACAAAACGTTTCTGCAGTGTATCATGCTCTAGAAGCTATTCATCCAACTCCAAGAAGGCCAGCATTCTGGCCAGACTTCAGGTAGCG ggCAAACCTCCAACAAAGAAGGCTAAAGTTCTACAAAAACAGCCACTGGTGGCTAAATTAGCAGCCTATGCTCAGTACCAAGCAACTTTACAAAACCAGGCAAAGACTAAAGCAG CTGTCCCTGTGGAAGGCTTCAGCTGGGGTAGCTACATCAATAGCAATAGCTTTACAGCAGCTCCTGTCACTTGTTTTAAACAC GCACCTATGGGGACGTGCTGGGGTGACATCTCAGAAGGAGTGCGAGTGGAGGTTCCGAACACGGACTGCAGCCTGCCTACCAAAGTCTTCTGGATAGCTGGAATTGTGAAATTAGCAG GCTACAACGCTCTGCTAAGATACGAAGGCTTTGAAAATGATTCAAACCTTGACTTCTGGTGCAACGTTTGTGGGTCTGATATCCACCCAGTTGGTTGGTGTGCAACCAGTGGGAAGCCTTTAGTCCCTCCTCGAA CCATCCAACACAAATACACAAACTGGAAAGCTTTTCTAGTGAAACGACTTACTGGTGCCAAAACACTTCCTCCGGACTTTTCTCAGAAG GTGTCTGAGAGCATGCAGTATCCATTCAAAACTTGCATGAGAGTGGAGGTCGTTGACAAAACACACCTGTGTCGAACGAGGGTGGCTGTTGTAGAGAATGTCATTGGGGGAAGGTTGAGGTTGGTGTATGAAGAGAGCGAAGACAAAACGGATGATTTCTGGTGCCATATGTACAGTCCACTCATCCATCACATTGGTTGGTCTCGAAGCATAGGACACAGGTTCAAGAGATCTG ATATTACAAAGAAACAGGAAGGACACTTTGATGCGCCCTCACATTTATTTATGAAG gTGAAAGAGGTTGACACAGCTGGAGAGTGGTTTAAAGAAGGAATGAAACTGGAAGCTATAGACCCCTTAAACCTTTCAGCAATATGTGTGGCAACTATTAGGAAG gTTTTAGCAGATGGCTATCTTATGATTGGGATTGATGgctcagaagcagcagatggGTCTGATTGGTTTTGTTACCATGCCACTTCCCCTTCTATTTTCCCTGTTGGTTTCTGTGAAATTAACATGATTGAACTAACTCCACCCAGAG GTTATACAAAACTCCCGTTCAAATGGTTTGACTACCTCAGGGAAACTGACTCAATAGCAGCACCTGTAAAGCTCTTCAATAAG GAAGTTCCAAACCATGGGTTTCATGTTGGAATGAAACTGGAGGCCGTTGATCTGATGGAACCTCGCTTGGTCTGCGTGGCCACAGTAACTCGCATTATCCATCGTCTGTTGAGGATACACTTTGATGGCTGGGAAGATGAGTATGACCAGTGGGTGGACTGCGAGTCCCCAGACCTCTACCCCGTGGGATGGTGTCAGCTAACTGGCTAtcagctgcagcctccagcaccaCAGT CATCAAGAGATAACCAGTCAAGttcatcaaaacagaagaaaaagtcaaAATCACAACAGTACAAAGGACATAAGAAAA
- the MBTD1 gene encoding MBT domain-containing protein 1 isoform X2 produces the protein MENTKEPTDHLSQTERKRRDSFGMFDGYDSCSEDTSSSSSSDESEEEVSPLPSSLPIIKNNGQVYTYPDGKSGMATCEMCGMVGVRDAFYSKTKRFCSVSCSRSYSSNSKKASILARLQVGKPPTKKAKVLQKQPLVAKLAAYAQYQATLQNQAKTKAAVPVEGFSWGSYINSNSFTAAPVTCFKHAPMGTCWGDISEGVRVEVPNTDCSLPTKVFWIAGIVKLAGYNALLRYEGFENDSNLDFWCNVCGSDIHPVGWCATSGKPLVPPRTIQHKYTNWKAFLVKRLTGAKTLPPDFSQKVSESMQYPFKTCMRVEVVDKTHLCRTRVAVVENVIGGRLRLVYEESEDKTDDFWCHMYSPLIHHIGWSRSIGHRFKRSDITKKQEGHFDAPSHLFMKVKEVDTAGEWFKEGMKLEAIDPLNLSAICVATIRKVLADGYLMIGIDGSEAADGSDWFCYHATSPSIFPVGFCEINMIELTPPRGYTKLPFKWFDYLRETDSIAAPVKLFNKEVPNHGFHVGMKLEAVDLMEPRLVCVATVTRIIHRLLRIHFDGWEDEYDQWVDCESPDLYPVGWCQLTGYQLQPPAPQSSRDNQSSSSKQKKKSKSQQYKGHKKMTSLQLKEEMLDGEEYSFLQGASDQESNGSASFYIKQEP, from the exons ATGGAAAACACAAAGGAGCCG acaGATCATCTTtcacaaacagaaaggaagagacGTGATTCATTCGGGATGTTTGACGGCTATGACAGTTGTAGTGAGgacaccagcagcagctccagttcAGATGAGAGTGAAGAAGAGGTTTCTCCTTTGCCATCCAGTCTCCCAATCATAAAGAACAATGGACAGGTCTATACTTATCCAGATGGTAAATCTGGCATGG CTACGTGCGAGATGTGTGGAATGGTTGGTGTCCGTGATGCCTTTTACTCTAAAACAAAACGTTTCTGCAGTGTATCATGCTCTAGAAGCTATTCATCCAACTCCAAGAAGGCCAGCATTCTGGCCAGACTTCAGGTA ggCAAACCTCCAACAAAGAAGGCTAAAGTTCTACAAAAACAGCCACTGGTGGCTAAATTAGCAGCCTATGCTCAGTACCAAGCAACTTTACAAAACCAGGCAAAGACTAAAGCAG CTGTCCCTGTGGAAGGCTTCAGCTGGGGTAGCTACATCAATAGCAATAGCTTTACAGCAGCTCCTGTCACTTGTTTTAAACAC GCACCTATGGGGACGTGCTGGGGTGACATCTCAGAAGGAGTGCGAGTGGAGGTTCCGAACACGGACTGCAGCCTGCCTACCAAAGTCTTCTGGATAGCTGGAATTGTGAAATTAGCAG GCTACAACGCTCTGCTAAGATACGAAGGCTTTGAAAATGATTCAAACCTTGACTTCTGGTGCAACGTTTGTGGGTCTGATATCCACCCAGTTGGTTGGTGTGCAACCAGTGGGAAGCCTTTAGTCCCTCCTCGAA CCATCCAACACAAATACACAAACTGGAAAGCTTTTCTAGTGAAACGACTTACTGGTGCCAAAACACTTCCTCCGGACTTTTCTCAGAAG GTGTCTGAGAGCATGCAGTATCCATTCAAAACTTGCATGAGAGTGGAGGTCGTTGACAAAACACACCTGTGTCGAACGAGGGTGGCTGTTGTAGAGAATGTCATTGGGGGAAGGTTGAGGTTGGTGTATGAAGAGAGCGAAGACAAAACGGATGATTTCTGGTGCCATATGTACAGTCCACTCATCCATCACATTGGTTGGTCTCGAAGCATAGGACACAGGTTCAAGAGATCTG ATATTACAAAGAAACAGGAAGGACACTTTGATGCGCCCTCACATTTATTTATGAAG gTGAAAGAGGTTGACACAGCTGGAGAGTGGTTTAAAGAAGGAATGAAACTGGAAGCTATAGACCCCTTAAACCTTTCAGCAATATGTGTGGCAACTATTAGGAAG gTTTTAGCAGATGGCTATCTTATGATTGGGATTGATGgctcagaagcagcagatggGTCTGATTGGTTTTGTTACCATGCCACTTCCCCTTCTATTTTCCCTGTTGGTTTCTGTGAAATTAACATGATTGAACTAACTCCACCCAGAG GTTATACAAAACTCCCGTTCAAATGGTTTGACTACCTCAGGGAAACTGACTCAATAGCAGCACCTGTAAAGCTCTTCAATAAG GAAGTTCCAAACCATGGGTTTCATGTTGGAATGAAACTGGAGGCCGTTGATCTGATGGAACCTCGCTTGGTCTGCGTGGCCACAGTAACTCGCATTATCCATCGTCTGTTGAGGATACACTTTGATGGCTGGGAAGATGAGTATGACCAGTGGGTGGACTGCGAGTCCCCAGACCTCTACCCCGTGGGATGGTGTCAGCTAACTGGCTAtcagctgcagcctccagcaccaCAGT CATCAAGAGATAACCAGTCAAGttcatcaaaacagaagaaaaagtcaaAATCACAACAGTACAAAGGACATAAGAAAA